The following DNA comes from Acidimicrobiales bacterium.
CGCTTCCGGGTCGACCGGCTGCTGTCGCTGTGGGACCGGACCGACGAGGCCGATCGGCAGCAGTTCGGCTTCGACCCGGCCGTCATCGACTGGGCGTACTACCTCCACGAGGTTCACCTGCCGTCGGTCGTCACCCAGGCCCGAGTCCGCACGACTCCCGCGCCGCGGGTCGGGCCGACCCGAGCCGAGCGCGGGCTTCGAGCCGTCCTCGCTCCCGAGCGCCACCTCGCCGTCTTCGACCTCGAGAACACCCTCATCGCCTCCAACGTGGTGGAGTCCTACGCCTGGCTGGCGAGCCGACACCTCGACGAGGGCGATCGGCTGCGCTTCACACTCCGCACGCTGCGCGAGGTCCCGGGCATGCTGGCGCTCGACCGGCGGGACCGGGGGGACTTCCTGCGCGCCTTCTACCGTCACTACGACGAGGCGCCGGCAGAGCAGGTGCGGGCCGACGCATGGGAGATGTTCAGCGCCCTCATCCTGGCCAAGTCGTTCCCGGCCGGTATCCGGCGGGTGCGCGAGCATCGCAGTCGCGGGCACCGAACGCTGCTCATCACCGGAGCCATCGACCTCGTCGTCGAGCCGCTGCGGCCCCTCTTCGACGACATCGTCTGCGCCCGCCTGGCAGAGCGCGACGGCCGGATGGTCGGCGAGCTCGTCGAGCCTCCGCCGACCGGCGAGGCCCGGTCCATGGTCATGGCCGCCTACGCCGAGGCCGAGGGCCTTTCCCTCGCCGAGTCGGTGGCCTACGCCGACTCGAGCAGCGACCTGCCCATGCTCGAGGCGGTGGGCCACGCCGTCGCGGTCAACCCCGAGGCCAAGTTGGCGACCATCGCCCGCAAGCGCGGCTGGCACGTCGAGAACTGGTCCAGGTCACCCGGCGCTCCCCGGCACCTGCTTCCTTTCGCCCCACGACCGACGCGCCACACTGGTACGGCAGTAGAGCGATGAAGGCGCTCCTCTTCGAGCGGAACATCCCGCGATACGCGGCAGCACGGGTGGTCTCGTCCCTCGGCTCCGGTCGGGGCGTGACCGTGGCTCCCCTGAAGCTGACCGACATCGACGAGCCCGACCTTCCCGGCCCCGGTTGGACCCGGGTGCGGCCCCGCCTGGCCGGGATCTGCGGCTCCGACCTCACCACCCTGGACGGCAAGAGCTCGCGCTACTTCGAGCCCATCGTCAGCCTCCCGTTCGTCCCCGGTCACGAGGTGGTCGGCGATGTCGAGGGCCCCCACGGCGAAGTGGCCGGCCGTGTCGTCATCGAGCCCGTGCTGGGCTGTCTGGCCCGAGGGGTCGATCCTCCCTGTCCGGCGTGCGCCGTCGGCGACACGGGTGGCTGCGAGCGCGTGGCCTTCGGCCACCTCAAGGCGGGCCTCCAGACCGGCTACTGCGCCGACACCGGGGGCGGCTGGTCCGAACGCCTCGTCGCCCACTCCAGCCAGCTCCATCCCGTCCCCGAGCGGCTGAGCGACGAAGCGGCGGTGATGGTGGAGCCGGCGGCGTGTGCGGTCCACGCCGCCCTCGCCGCCGGCGAGATGGAGGGGTCCAGCGTCGTCGTGCTCGGCGCCGGCACCCTCGGGCTGTGCACCATCGCCGCGCTCCGCCAGCTGACCCTCCCCGGCACGTTGTTGGCCGGTGCCAAGCATCCGGCCCAGCGCCAGCTGGCCTCGGCGCTCGGCGCCGACCTGGTCGTCGATCCCAACGAGGTTCCCCGGGCCGTGCGCCGGCTGACGCGGTCGCTCGCGGCAGGCGCCCAGTTGACCGGCGGCGCCGACGTCGTCCTCGACTGCGTGGGGAGCGCCGACTCGATCGAGCACGCCCTTTCCGTCGTCCGACCCCGCGGTCGGGTCATCCTGGTAGGGATGCCCGGCACGGCTCGCATCGACCTGACTCCCTTGTGGCACCGGGAGATCAGCCTGACGGGCGCCTACGCCTACGGTCGGGAGGCAGCCGGGACGAACGGAGCCCGGCCCCGCACGTTCGACCTGGCCTTCGACCTCGTCGTCCAAGCCGGCCTCGACCGCCTGGTGTCCGCCCACTACCCGCTCGAGCGGTTCCACGACGCCGTCGAGCACGCGGGGTCCGCCGGCCGGCGCGGTGCCACGAAGGTCGTGTTCGACCTGCGCGAGCAACCTCGTTGGCGCAAGACAGGAGCTGCCGGATGAGTCCCCGCCCCGGGTTCGTGCTCGAGGTAGACCGCTCGATGCCGCCGACCCTCATCTGGCACGGCGAGGGCTTCCGGCTCGAGCGACTGCCGGTCGGATCGCGAGTCGTCTACCCGCCCGAGTCCCGTCCGCCCCTCGATGACCCCGACGCTGCCATCCGTCACGCCCTCCTCAATCCTCTCGGTGACA
Coding sequences within:
- a CDS encoding zinc-binding dehydrogenase, with the protein product MKALLFERNIPRYAAARVVSSLGSGRGVTVAPLKLTDIDEPDLPGPGWTRVRPRLAGICGSDLTTLDGKSSRYFEPIVSLPFVPGHEVVGDVEGPHGEVAGRVVIEPVLGCLARGVDPPCPACAVGDTGGCERVAFGHLKAGLQTGYCADTGGGWSERLVAHSSQLHPVPERLSDEAAVMVEPAACAVHAALAAGEMEGSSVVVLGAGTLGLCTIAALRQLTLPGTLLAGAKHPAQRQLASALGADLVVDPNEVPRAVRRLTRSLAAGAQLTGGADVVLDCVGSADSIEHALSVVRPRGRVILVGMPGTARIDLTPLWHREISLTGAYAYGREAAGTNGARPRTFDLAFDLVVQAGLDRLVSAHYPLERFHDAVEHAGSAGRRGATKVVFDLREQPRWRKTGAAG